In the genome of Deltaproteobacteria bacterium, the window AGAACTATGGCATATCACCGGGGCCGCTGCTGTTTCAAATGCAGCCGGACTTGGTTTGGGGTCTGCTAGCGAGTTTGTATATCGGCAATGTCATGCTGCTGATTCTTAACTTACCATTGGTGGGGATGTGGGTGAAGGTTTTGACCATCCCGCAACCGTTGCTCTACGCCGGCATCCTGGTGTTTGCCACTCTGGGCGCCTACAGCTTGCATCAATCGGTAGTCGATCTGATCACCCTTTACGTCTTCGGCCTACTCGGTTTCGCCATGCGCCGCTGGGACATCCCGGTCGCCCCAGCGGTGATTGGCTTAATCCTCGGCCCCTTAGCCGAAACCCAAGCCCGACGCGCCCTGGCGATCAGCCAAGGCGACGCGTCGGTGTTTCTCACTCACCCGATCTCGGCCAGCATCCTAGCGCTGTCCTTGGTTCTGTTGATCTTGCCCCTGATCGTCAAGCTACTGCGCCGAAATTAGTCGGGTGCGGGCATCTACATCTCAAGCTGTTATCCCGAACCGACGTGAGGGATCTATCCGATAGATTTCTCGGCGCGGCCTCGAAATGACAACGCCCCGCCTTCCGAAAACGATTAGAACCTTTGGAACGGCTGGAACGATTAGGAACGCATCCGTAGCCGCCGGCTACGGATGCTCCATGCCGATGGAAAACATCCGCTCCAAATCATGGCGCGAGTAAACGCGAAACGCGATCAGCGTCTCAGACGAGATGATGCCCGACACGCCGCGAATTTTTTCCGTCACCACCTTGGCGAGCTGATCGTTGTCGCTGGCGCGCACCACCGCCGCCAAATCGTAGCGGCCAGCGACGGAATAAACTTCGGTCACGCCGTCGAGATCGGCGAGCGTCTCGGCCACTTTGTTGGTTTTATCTCTTTCGGTATTCAGCAAAACGATGGCAGATAACATGTGGATCTCCTTTGATGACTCGAACACTAACCGACGGCATGCACAAACGTCAACGCCTTGACCGTCGCGTCAACCTTCACTACTATGCG includes:
- a CDS encoding Lrp/AsnC family transcriptional regulator, which translates into the protein MLSAIVLLNTERDKTNKVAETLADLDGVTEVYSVAGRYDLAAVVRASDNDQLAKVVTEKIRGVSGIISSETLIAFRVYSRHDLERMFSIGMEHP